The Wolbachia endosymbiont of Ctenocephalides felis wCfeT genomic interval AAGACATAGTTGATCACCTTAAAATGCAAGGCGAACCAAACTATATGGAGGAAATCACCAAAGAAGATGAAAATTCTTCTGTAGAGTCAGAAGATGGAGCGGAGGACAATGAAAGTGACCTCTATAATCAGGCAGTTGCTATAATTCAAAGAGATCAAAAAGTTTCAACTAGTTATATTCAGCGACAACTTAGAATAGGTTACAATAGGGCTGCAAACATTGTAGAGAGAATGGAAAAAGAAGGCATTGTCAGTGCTCCTAATTATTCAGGTAAGAGAGAGATATTGGTTGATTAATTTCTATAGAGCTATATCCTAACTGATAATCTTTCTGCGACTTCTAAATACGCTGCTTTTAAATCACCTAAATTCAAACGGAAGACATCCTTATCTAATTTTTTGTGAGTCTTTTTGTCCCACAATCTGCAATTGTCAGGGCTAATTTCATCTGCTAAAACAATTTTTGTATTATCATTTACTAATCGGCCAAATTCCAACTTAAAATCAACTAGATCTATGCCAATGTTTGAAAACAAGCGGACTAAAATTTCATTAATTTTTAAAGTAATAGCTTTAACTTCTTCTAACTCTTTGTTTGATAGCCAAGAAAAATATAATATGTGACCTTCACTTATCATTGGATCAGCTAAACTGTCGTTTTTATAGAAAAATTCGATTATGGGAGATGAAAGTTTATCACCCTCTTTTATGCCAAAACGCTTGCAGAAACTTCCGGCTGCAATATTTCTTACTACTACTTCGATGGGTATTATTTTTAACTTTTTTACTAATTGTTCTCTATTACTTAGAACTTTTATAAAATGTGTATTAATTCCTACTTCTTCAAGCTTTCCCATGATAAAGGTGCTGATACGGTTGTTAATTACCCCTTTGCCTTCAATAACTTCGTACTTTTCTTTATTGAAGGCAGTGACGTCGTCTTTAAAGTATTGTATTACAGTTAGTGGATCTTCAGTTTCAATGATAGACTTTGCTTTACCTTCATATATTGTTTTATTTAGTGGCATGTTCCAAATAGCTGTTTGTTGTCATTATATCAATTTATTGTCGTATTTACCACAAATTATGCAGCCAAACTATCTCAATTTATATATAATATGTATTAAAGAATAAAGAGATGTAACATGGTAGAATGGCTAATATCCGACAAATCAGTTGATTATAATTACGCTGTGGAATTCATGGAAAAGAGAATTCGGCAAATTCATAATAATTCAGCAGACGAACTGGTATGGCTGCTTGAGCACCCTCCATTATATACTGCAGGAATTAGTGCAACGGGCGGTGACGTGGTTGAAAAATTGTTTCCTATATATAAAACGGGCAGGGGGGGTAAATATACGTACCATGGTCCAGGACAGCGTGTTATCTATTTAATGCTAAATCTTAAAAAAAGAAACAAGTGTGATATAAAACTTTATATCAGGGATTTAAGTAGATGGATAATAAGCGTCTTAAAACACTTTGATATATTAGGAGAGTGTAAGGAAGATAGAATTGGCGTTTGGGTAGATAATCATGGAGCAGAAGAAAAAATCGCAGCTTTTGGTATTCGCATAAGAAAGTGGATAACCTACCATGGTATAGCACTTAATATTTGCCCAGACCTTTCTCATTATATGGGCATTATTCCCTGTGGATTGCAAGGATATGGAATCACATCAATGGAAAAGTTGGGGGCAAAAGCCTCGCTTGCTGAGTTGGATGGCATATTAAAGCAAGAGTTTCATAAGATATTTTGATAAGAGCATTAGAGCTTCTGTGGATTTCAAAATTACAACTTTAACGCTATTACCATGCGGCAACATACTTTTAAAGACCAGTTATTTCCATTTAAAGGGCAGTTATTTCCGTTTTGGAAATAACTGGTTTTTCATACAATTTATCATAATCTTGATTAAAATATTAATGAAATTAAGAGTATTAGATAAAATTTACAGAAATGATAAGCAGGTCTGTGAAAGCTATATTATTTTACATAACTAGTATACTAACTATTTACCATAATATAAAACTATTGAATTATAAGTTTTAAAATGAGGTAATTTATGAGTGATACACCAGAACTAGAAAAACGACTTTTTTTATGCTGTTTACAGGGGAAATATCGATGTAATTAAAGAGCTGATAGAAGCTGGAGCAGCGATTAATGCATTGGACGAGGAAGAATGGACTCCTCTACACTTGGCTGCTTATGGTGGTGGTGAGGAGGTAGTAAAGTGCTTACTTGAAGGTGGAGCAGATATTCATGCAACAGATAAATATGGCTCCACACCTTTACATTTTGCTGCTGAAGAAGATAACGAGGAGGCAGTGGAGCTTCTACTGAAAGCAGGAGCAAATGTTCATTTAGTGGATAATTAAGGATCTACTCCTCTACACTTGGCTGCTGAAAGAGGTAATAAAGAGATAGCAGAGTTTCTAATTAGAGCAGGAGCTGATGTTAATGCGAAAGATAAAGATGGGTGGTCTGCCTTACATTTTGCTACTTACGACAGTAATGAAGCAGTAGTAAAGCTTTTGCTGGCAAATGGAGCAAATATTTATGCAAAGGATAAATATGGCTCTACTCCTTTACATTTTGCCGCTGAAAAAGGTAATAAAGAGATAGTAGAGCTTCTAATTAAAGCAGGAGCTGATGTTAGTGCGAAGGATTACCTTGGAACGACTCCTTTACTTTCAGCTATTGAAAACGGCCATATAGAGTGCAGTAAAACTCTCATTAGATATATTGTACTCAAAAATCCTGAAGCAATAAAATCAAGTTATATTACTAGCAATGCTGAGCTATTTGAACTTTGGGATTATTGTCAATATGATGTATTGAAAATGCAGAATGAAAAAATTGGTAATAGTGATGTATCACTTTATCAATTCTTACGTGAAATAGATAAAAGCAAATTAGTAGGCTATTTATTGGACAAACACTCTTGCCTATGGGAGGAATTAGAAAAGGATCTATATATAGAAAGATTCCCTTATACTTATCCTATGTATGGTGGTATAATAGAAGGCATGATAGAAAGTCAATATAATAAAGGAAAGGCTAGTTGTCCAAAGGTTCTACGTAATGATATTCCCAGTAGAATGTTTGAAAATATAACTTGTGAGTTGGTTGGTAAGCAGCAGGGGCAGTATTAAACCCTGTTTCATGTGTGAGTTTGCTTCTGTACAGCTATCTAAAAATCAAAATTTTGTAACAAAAAACCCTTAATTAGTATCCATTCAGGTGTATGGCTTAAGAAGCAATAGCCAGTAGGTTTTGAAAAGGATTTAACTTCTTTTGCCTCCAAGTCAAGTACAATGAAATTATCCTCTCAAGAAACATATTTCCCCGTTTCGATTGTGTAAAATATGAAACTTTTCGGTAAACAACGTAATGCCGAATCTGTCGCTCAGCATAGTTGTTTGTCAGTGGAATATTTTCTGGATCGTCCAAAAATTTCCACATCATCAGATCCGATTTCATGATATTTTTTGCTACTCGAGACGCTCCAATTGCCTCGGGTAAATTTGATATATTCTTTAAGTAATATCTCGTTCGCTTGCGTAATTTTCTTGCTCTTCTTATGAACCTTAATGTGTCTATTTCATCCTTTAACAGAGCTTTTTTCAATGCAAATAATTCAGTAGCAACATTCCTTAAATAATACCCCAAAACTTTCACTTCGCTATTCCAACTATGAGACAACCTTTCAAAATCTCTTGCTAAATGTGCCCAACAGACCTGCCTTTTCTTGCTGGAAAAGTAGTTGTAAGCTGCATATCTGTCGGTCACTACTAGGTTGTTATTCTTTCCAAATTTACTATTTTCCAGGACTTTCATCCCTCTTGACTCTGTCAATTTGATCACACTTCCTATTTTGCTCGCAAACATCCAGCACCAGCCCTGTTTACCTTTGTTGTAATGGCTAGTTTCATCGATATGTAAAATTTTGCTCTTGCTTACCTCTTCCTCAATTTGCTCATATGCTTCTTGGCATTTTTCTGCCACTCTAGCCTCGCTATTTGATACACTACCGACGCTGATATCCAGGTTGAAAATGTCCTTTATAATATTTGCCACTTCTTTTTTCGAATTCTTGTAAAATCCACTTAATGCTGCAATTACTGACTTAACTCTTGGACCAAATGTGTCCGCAGTTACTCCTTCTTGTAGCTTGCTACTTTTTCTTTTTCCACATCTTTTGCAACGTCCATGCTCTAGTTGATATTCAACTACATACGGCTTGATTTCCGGCAAATCGACCTTTTGATGAGTATACGGATCTTTTGATACCGCAATTTCTCCTCCGCACTCACACGTATTGGGCAGTTCTATTTTTACCATCTCATCTGCCTCCATTTTAGGGCGGTAACTGCCTTTATGTCCAACCTGTGCTCCTACTTTCCTGTCACTTTTTGGCTTATTTTCCCTCATCTTATATAATTCTTTGGAGCTTGGTATAGATGAATTTTTTGAATTTAAGCCAAGCCTTTCTTTTAACTCAGCGTTTTCGATCCTTAGCGCTTTATTTTCTGCTTTAAGCTCTTCTATTTTTGTTTCTAACTTTTCTATAGTCTGCTTAAACTTTCGCAAAATTCTAAAAGATCAACCATATTACCTCACAGCCACTCTAGTTTACCTTTTTAGCATTCCTTGTCTACTCTTTATTTTACCGCCCGGCTGAATGGATACTTTTGAGGAGATGAAATAAATTGAAATTATTAACTTAGGGTAGCAGGTAAATTCCCAGTAAACAGCAATACCCCTGAAATTAACACTACCCAAAGTACTGATATTGGTAAAAACACTTTCCAACCAAGACGCATCAGTTGGTCATATCGATAACGAGGTATTGTTGCTCGAATCCAAATAAATACGAACAATAGTAGCACTATTTTCAAGATAAACCAAATTAATCCTGGAATCTTATAGAGTAAACTAAAATCAAGTGGTGGATACCATCCTCCAAGAAAAAATATCGTCATCATAGCACTTGCTAAAATCATGTTTGCGTACTCACCAAGGAAAAAGAGAGCAAAGGGCATAGATGAATATTCAACGTTATATCCAGTCACAAGCTCTGATTCTGCTTCTGGTAGATCAAACGGATGACGGTTTATTTCTGCAAGCAAAGAGATAAAAAATATTATAGCAATAGGTAGCATTAGCAAGTCAACCCAAAATGGCATATTGTGCTTTGTAGCTACCATTTCTCCAAGATTTAATGTACCAGTTGTAATAACAACCGTGGCAACTATTAGACCTATTGAAACTTCATATGAGATCATCTGAGCAGCTGATCTTATTGCACCAAGAAAGGCATAATTGGAGTTGCTAGACCAACCTGCAATGATAATACCATATACCCCTAAAGAAGATATTGCAAGTACGTAGAGTACACCAACATTAATGTTTGCCATCACTTTAGGAATCACTGTTTGCTGTCCATTTTCTATAATTACTTCAGCACCAAATGGTATAACTGCCCAAGCAATTAACGCTAAAATAAAAGTAAGCATTGGCGCCATAAGGAACAACAAAGTATTTGCCCTAAATGGTATTATTGGCTCTTTGATTAATAGCTTAATTGCATCTGCAAATGGCTGCAGTAAACCGAATGGTCCAACAACACTTGGTCCATGTCTTAATTGAATTGCACCAATGACTTTACGCTCAAAGTATACCAGATATGCCACTGAGAGCAGTAGTGGTACAAGGAGAAAAAGAATTTGTATTATTAGAAGCATAAAGCTTGTGTACATTAAAATAACGTAAAATGCAAGTATTGAAGTTGCGTTTTAATTGTATGCAATTGTATAAATTTTATGTTTTTTATCATAAGTACAGTTCATTTATTTAATTATATGTGAAAATTTTAGTTTGATTAAAATGGATAAAAGCTGTATTTATACTCAGTATAGCTAAATGATCCCGTAGCTCAGCCGGTAGAGCAACTGACTTTTAATCAGTGGGTCGCGCGTTCGATTCGCGCCGGGATCACTTGAAATTTTGAAATGCATGCTGAAGGCACAAAATAGAATATTCACTAACCTAAACGGTAAAGAAGATCCATTGCTTAAAGGTGCAAAAAAACGTGGTAGCTGGCAAAAAACAAAGGAGTTTCTAGATTTAGGGCCAGAGAAAATTATTGATGAAGTAAAAAAATCTGGTTTAAGAGGAAGAGGAGGAGCTGGATTTCCAACTGGCTTAAAATGGAGTTTTATGCCAAAAAACCTTCCAAAAGAACAACCAACTTATTTAGTAGTAAATGCAGATGAATCTGAACCTGGCACATGTAAAGATAGAGATATATTGCGATATGAGCCACACAAGTTACTTGAAGGAATTGTTCTAGCAGGAAGGGCAATCAATGCATCAGCTGCTTACATCTATATAAGAGGTGAATTTTATAACGAATATTTAGTTTTAAAAAAAGCGCTTGAAGAAGCTTATAAAGGAGAGATGGTTGGAAAAAATGCCTGTAAGTCAGGTTATGATCTTGATGTATTTATTCACCGAGGTGCAGGTGCTTATATATGTGGAGAAGAAACAGCCCAACTTGAATCCATAGAGGGTAAAAAAGGCTTTCCTCGCATGAAGCCTCCATTTCCTGCGGGTGTTGGGCTTTTCGGTTGCCCAACTACAATAAACAATGTTGAAACTATAGCTATGGTTCCTGATATCATGAACCGTGGAGGGGAATGGTTTGCTTCTCTTGGTAAACCAAACAATTCTGGTACTAAAATCTTTTGCATTTCAGGGCACGTGAATAATCCATGCAATGTTGAAGAAGAACTTGGGATTCCATTACAGGAATTAATTGAAAAGTATGCAGGTGGAGTGCGTGGAGGTTGGGATAATTTGCTCGCTGTTATACCTGGAGGATCTTCAGTACCATTAATTCCAAAGTCTATATGTGACACTATTGAAATGGATTTTGACTCCCTAAGAAATGTACAATCTGGTCTTGGTACTGCGGCTGTGATAGTTATGGATAAGTCAACCGACATAATAGCAGCTATAGAGAGGTTGTCACACTTTTACATGCATGAATCCTGCGGACAATGCACACCATGCCGTGAGGGCACAGGGTGGATGTGGAGAATCATGAAAAGAATGGTAGCAGGAAGTATTCAACCTGGTGAAATAGATAAGCTACTTGATCTCACAACTCAAATAGAAGGGCATACTATCTGTGCACTTGGTGATACTGCAGCTTGGCCAATTCAAGGGCTAGTTAGGCACTTTCGTCATGTAATTGAAGAAAGAGCAATTCAATTTTGTCAGAGTTAGAAATTTTATCCTTCAGCTAGATTTATTTCATTTATGTAATATTTTTCTATACATTTTGGATAAATTACTATAATTAACGCATTATGTAAATAATAGTTATGGCATTATGGTAAAAAAACACAAATATCAAAACAACAACAAACCTGCATCGTTTAAGCTTAAAGAGTTTGGCTCTACTGCTAACATAATACCAGAGTATAGTACTTCAGTAGACATGGAGGCTGTAAGGTACAATCAGCCAGTAGAAGAAACTTCCATTCAAACGGAACCTAACGTAAAAGCAGATCACGCTGTCAGTGAGCAGGAGTTAAAACACTATTACATGGCATTCAAAATCAATGGCTATAGTAACAATGCCAGCTTAAATAAATGCATAAACTTCTTTAGCCAGGATAAGAATCTAACACTCTTGCATTTAGCAGCACAAGACGGCAATGTAGATGCTATTAAAAATTTAATAAAAAGAGGAGCAAAATTTACAAAAGATATCTATAGAAAAACGCCTCTGCACTACGCATCTATTGATGGTAAAAGTGAGGTACTAGAAGTTCTTATTAAAATGTTGAGATGCGATAGAAGTGAGATTAACAGACAAGATCAAGAGGGCAATACTCCGCTACATTATGCATCCAACGTGAATTGTGTACAGTGCCTTACAGCAAATGGAGCAAGAATTATAAAAAACAACCAAGGTCATACTCAATTTCATACTTTTGCTATACGGGGTTTAAAAGAATGTGTTGAGTACTTGATATACAATTTAGGTAGTATCCGCGATCTTGATGCTAGAAGATAATGAGCATTGTGCATTTCTACATTACGCTGCCAAGTCTGGTGTTGGTATATATTTCATAAAATACTTATACCAAAAAGGTTTAACATTTATAGATGATGGTGAGTTAATAGCTGATAAAAGCGGCAGGAGCCTACTGTTTTATGCTGCAATGAGTGGAAATTGTCAGTATTTCATAGATTTTTACACTTTACTGATTTCAGTACAGGGATTTAACTCAGAATTTGAGATTGGCAGGAAAGACAAGGATGGAGCTACAATTTTGCATCACACCGCACAGTCAGACGGAGAAGAGTTATTAAAATTTATAATAGATCAGGGAATTAAAAAAAGAAATCCTACTCATTTAAGTGATGGCAATAGTTCAATTATTAAAAACCTAAAAGGTCGGTCTCTACTGCATTATGCTGCTCAAAGTAACACTAATAACTGCCTTAAATTTCTTATAAGCCAATTAGAAAGAGATAGGACAAAATATACAATTGATCTTGCGCAAGAAATAAATACGCAAGATGAAGATGGTAGTTCACCTCTACATTGTGCTGGTAGAGTAGGAAATAAGGAGTGCATTGAATTATTACGCAAAAAAGGAGCAAATATTTACCTTGTTGATAAGAATGGAATGAATTCATTGCATATCGTTTCTATGCACGGACACATGTTTTGCGCCAAATTACTTATTTTACATAATCAAAACAAACAAGATTATGTTAACAGTAAAACCCATAACGGTGAAACACCATTACTTTTAGCAATTAATGAAAACCACCGAGAGTGTGCTGAGCTATTAAAAAGTGCAGGCGCAAATGTTTATGCCTGCAGTAACATGGGAGCTACTATATTACATTACGCAGCTCGCGGAGGTATAGAGTGCCTTGAGTTTGCTATAACAACGCTGAAAAATTGTGGTCGAGTGCACAATATTAACGCATGTGATGAATATGGCAGAATGCCACTGCATTTTACAAGAAATAAAGAATGTTTTGAGCTTCTTGTACAAAATGGTGCATATTTTGCTGAGCAAGGAAAGCTCATTCGTGATTGTCATAATAAAACCATATTGCATCATATTGCTACAGTTGGAAACATAGGCTTTATGGAATTTATTTTAAAAGAGTTAGAAAAGTATAGGGTTAATGTTAATCAAGAGGTTAATTATCGGGATGAAGATGGCAGAATGCCGTTATATTATGCAGTACATTGCCAAAACTTAGAGACGGTTAAATTACTTTTAGATACCAATACTCAACTTGCAGCCAAAGAGATAAATAACTGTGTTGAAAGCGGGACATATAAATTGTTGATGTATAACGTAGCAAATAAAGACAAGATTCTTCACACCAAAGATAAATATGGAAAGACAATTTATAACTATGCGTTGGAGAGTGATGAGATTGCCATGTTAGAGTTATTTCTGGAGTTTTCTTTTAACATGGAAAAGTTAAAGGAAAAATTTCATGATAAGCTTGATAATCAATTTATGAGAAAATTTGCTTGCTTTAGTTCAATTTCAGGTTTGATTATGTCTCTCTTTAGCATTAGGTTTTATGCTAGAGGTGATTTTACCGGAAGGCGAGAGTTGTCTGATTTTGTTGTCTCTATTAGTATTTTTCTTTCCGTGCTCACAACTTTAGTAGTATTTTGCCCCGCAGCTAAAAAAACTAAGATTGGAAAAATAATGAGTGAATATGAAGCAGAAGCGAAAAAAATTACTGCTAAAATTAATGACATTGAACAAGAAAAATCTAGTAATGCTCAAAGTATAGAAGAAAAACTGCAGCAATATGTTGAAGCGGCGGTTGGAGAAGGTAATGCATCAAACGATCAAAAAAAATGTCTCGATGAACTAAAGAAGGAAAGTGAAGCTTTCTTAATAGCTAAAAAAATATTTTCAAATCTTTTTGCAGACTTAATCACTAGAAGCAATAGACCTGAGCCTACAGAATCCTGGATAAGTACACAAAAACGCTGGGAAAGTGCAATAAGACAGATCATTGATGACATAAAGGAAAAGAAGGAAGAAGATTGCATTACAAAGTTGTAAAGACATTACACCAAGTCGTAGGAGAATTGGTGTAGTTTAAAGAAAGCTAAACAATACTGCACGAAAAACCAGAAGATTTCTTTAAACTAGCTTGAGAATCCCAATCAACAGAAAAGTATATTAAGGATGTTTACCAGTATCTTCTACCTTTGTAGCGCTACTTTTTTTAAGCTTACTTTTAGGCGTGAAAATTTTTGAAAGAAGCCATTCAATTATTGTTACGGCAGGAGGATTTACTTGCTTTACTTTCATTTCTGTGCCACCATACTTTATATCATCAAATATAGGATTTACTTTCCTTGTGGTTTTTGGAAATAAAGGTGCAACCTTGGCTGCATCATGCTTTTTACTCACATTTGAAGCAGTGTTTTGAGCTTTTGATTCATTGATTTGTGCAGGTAAAGGTTTAATCCTTGTTTTATCAAGCTTTTCACCCGTATTTGAGGTAGGGTTTTGGGCTTTTGACTCGTTGATTTTTGCAGGTTGTGGAAATGAAGATCCAACATTGTTTTTGTCATGCTCTTTTTCCATCTCTTATGTCATTATGTAATATTATTAATATTACATAATGATTATTAATTTATGGTTAATTTTAGAGTAAAAATATTAAGAAATTGTAAATTTTTTTAATAAAAATATAATATAATTTAAATACTTAGGGGTTTTATTTATATGATACGTAAAATAGCTGTTATCGGTGCAACAGGAAGAGTAGGACGTGAAGTATTGAGTATACTTTCTGACTTTCAAATAGGTTATGTCGTTGCACTTGCATCAAAAAAATCAGAAGGAAGAAAATTAAGTTTTGGTGATAAAAACTTAACTGTTTTATGCCTTGAAAATTACGATTTTGCTGAAATTAATATAGCTATCTTCTGTGCTGGATCTAATGTTTCCGAAAAGTATGTACCAATTGCAACAAAAGCTGGGTGCATTGTGATAGATAACACTTCTTATTTTAGAATGAAAGAAGGTGTGCCACTGATTATTCCAGAGATTAATAAGGAAAGAATTGCAGAATATAAAAACCATAACATCATATCCAATCCAAATTGCACAACAATACAGATGCTCCTAGTGCTGCATTTATTAAATCAAAAAGCAAAGATAAAAAGAGTAGTCACTTCGACTTATCAATCAACCTCCGGTGCCGGTAAAGCAGCAATGGATGAACTCTATAACCAGACAAAAAAAATGTTCATGAATGAAACTACAAATCCTGAATTATTTCCTAAACAAATAGCATTTAATTGCATTCCTCAAATAGGGGAATTCATGGAAAACGGCTCTACAAAAGAGGAATGGAAAATACAAGAAGAAACGAAAAAAATCTTGGGGAAAGATGTAAGAGTAACTGCAACTTGTGTAAGAGTGCCTGTTTTTATTGGTCATGCAATAGCAGTTAATGTAGAATTTGATCAACAAATAACTGTAGAACAAGCTCGTGAAATATTAAGTAACGCTGAAGATAAAGGGATTTTAATGCACAATGGACGTGAGTATACAACTCAAATTGATGTTGTACAAGAAGATGCCGTGTATGTGTCACGCATTAGAAAAGATGATACTGTTCAATATGGATTAAATATGTGGATAGTAGCTGATAACCTACGTAAAGGTGCAGCGTTAAATATAGTGCAGATTTTAGAAATTTTAATCAAGGAACACTTGGAGAGTAAGGTGGAAGTGTTAATATGATATTCCATGGTAGCTTTCTTTTGTGTCAATTATAGTAAACTACCGCCTTTCCCTTGTTTCTGCTATTTTTTCTCTACTTTATTTTCTCATGGCAAATTTTGTTCACAGAGCCTACAAACTCGATTTTATTTTCCTTTTTATTCATGAAAATATTCAGGATTTTTCCTTTTACTAATCTGCAATTGAGTATCTCATCTGCCAGATAACCCTTTATTTCTTTTTCAATTAGTCTTTCTATTGGACGTGCTCCCATTTCTTTACTATAACCCATTTTAGCGAGATAAAGCTTTACCCCTTCATCGACTGAACAAGATATGCCCTTTTGTGTAAGCTGATTTTTCAGCTCAGCAATGAATTTATCAACTACATGGAGAATGGTATCTTCATTTAAATCAACAAACGAAATAGTTGCATCAAGGCGGTTACGAAATTCAGGGCTAAAAACCTGCTCTAGTGCTTTCTCGCTATCACCGATGTTAAAGTCTTTATATCCAAAGCCAATAGAGCTTTTGCTACGCTCAAATGCTCCTGCATTGGTTGTCATGATTAAAATCACATTAGAAAAATTAATCTTGCGTCCGTAAGTGTCTGTAACGCAGCCATAATCCATGATTTGCAGTAGTATATTGTAAATATCACTATGTGCCTTCTCGATTTCATCAAGCAGCACAACGCTATACTGATTATTGGATACAGCTTCTGTGAGCAACCCACCTTGATCATAGCCAGCATATCCGGGAGGAGAGCCAATCATTCTCGAGACTGTGTGAGGTTCCATGTACTCGGACATATCAAAGCGTATAAGGTGCATACCCATGTTCTCTGCCAATTGTTTTGCAAGTTCCGTTTTACCCACACCAGTTGGCCCCGCAAAAAGGTAGCTGGCTAATGGCTTGTTGTAGTTTCTCAACCCCGATTTAGCAATTTTGATAGAGTTTACTAGAGATTCTATAGCTTCTTCTTGACCAAAAATAACTTTTTTAAGATTTTCTTTTAAAGATTTCACCTTTTGAAAATCCTTGTATTCAGAGCCGCAAGGTACGTTTGTGATACGAGTAATGGTACTTTTAATATCACGACTATTCACAACTTTGCCTCTGTTTCTCAGCAGCTTACAATATGCTCCTGCCTCATCAAGGACATCAACTGCTTTGTCTGGTAATATTCGCCCAGTAATATATTTATATGAAAGCTCGGCTGCTGATCGGATAGCATTTGCTGTGTAATACACTCCATGGTAGCTCTCGTAATAATGTTTTATACCATTTAGTATCTTCACTGTTTCACTAACAGATGATTCTCTGATATTAATTTTTTGAAACCTTCGTGCCAGCGCTTTGTCCTTTTCAAAACTAGTACTATATTCTTTGTATGTTGTTGCACCTATGCAACGCAATGTACCTCTTGCAAGTGCAGGCTTGAGCAAGTTTCCTGCATCAAGAAAGCTACCACTTGTTGAGCCAGCACCAATTATAGTATGTATTTCATCAATAAATAAAATAGCTCCTGGTTTTGCTTCAATTGCTTTGATGATAGATTTTATTCTCTCTTCAAAATCACCTCGATAACGCGTTCCTGCAAGGAGCGATCCAA includes:
- a CDS encoding aspartate-semialdehyde dehydrogenase, with product MIRKIAVIGATGRVGREVLSILSDFQIGYVVALASKKSEGRKLSFGDKNLTVLCLENYDFAEINIAIFCAGSNVSEKYVPIATKAGCIVIDNTSYFRMKEGVPLIIPEINKERIAEYKNHNIISNPNCTTIQMLLVLHLLNQKAKIKRVVTSTYQSTSGAGKAAMDELYNQTKKMFMNETTNPELFPKQIAFNCIPQIGEFMENGSTKEEWKIQEETKKILGKDVRVTATCVRVPVFIGHAIAVNVEFDQQITVEQAREILSNAEDKGILMHNGREYTTQIDVVQEDAVYVSRIRKDDTVQYGLNMWIVADNLRKGAALNIVQILEILIKEHLESKVEVLI
- a CDS encoding AAA family ATPase, which gives rise to MISKNLEASLNRALLIASNFNLKYAKVEHLLLALTKDADVNYVLSRCNISPEEIINIDNVLSKCDIKISDYNIKVLLQDNSKLAAHEVKPSSLFRCIIHRAIIRAHSLEKREISGANVLVEILSERDLYIEDLLQKQSARDPDLIYHISNMKYVDSVDEYTTNYKVKSDKNNDPSVNKSELLKDDEVLQTYCKNLNDSARSKKIDYVIGRDYELDRTIEILSRRRKNNPLYVGDPGVGKTTIVEGLVLKIIEGNVPNLLRSSIIYALDLGSLLAGTRYRGDFEERIKSIIKAIEAKPGAILFIDEIHTIIGAGSTSGSFLDAGNLLKPALARGTLRCIGATTYKEYSTSFEKDKALARRFQKINIRESSVSETVKILNGIKHYYESYHGVYYTANAIRSAAELSYKYITGRILPDKAVDVLDEAGAYCKLLRNRGKVVNSRDIKSTITRITNVPCGSEYKDFQKVKSLKENLKKVIFGQEEAIESLVNSIKIAKSGLRNYNKPLASYLFAGPTGVGKTELAKQLAENMGMHLIRFDMSEYMEPHTVSRMIGSPPGYAGYDQGGLLTEAVSNNQYSVVLLDEIEKAHSDIYNILLQIMDYGCVTDTYGRKINFSNVILIMTTNAGAFERSKSSIGFGYKDFNIGDSEKALEQVFSPEFRNRLDATISFVDLNEDTILHVVDKFIAELKNQLTQKGISCSVDEGVKLYLAKMGYSKEMGARPIERLIEKEIKGYLADEILNCRLVKGKILNIFMNKKENKIEFVGSVNKICHEKIK